The following are from one region of the Nicotiana tabacum cultivar K326 chromosome 3, ASM71507v2, whole genome shotgun sequence genome:
- the LOC142176354 gene encoding uncharacterized protein LOC142176354: protein MRIAILGHNKIGFIEGTYKKEDYGTNLIDLWERYNAIVLSWIMNCVSSDLLSGIVYSSNVCVVWKDLKERFDKINESRILQLHRAITTASPGTSSIATYFSKLRELWADFDCLAPSPGCDCPKASEYEVYNYGF, encoded by the coding sequence ATGCGTATTGCGATATTAGGTCACAACAAAATAGGATTCATTGAAGGTACCTATAAGAAGGAAGATTACGGTACAAATTTGATAGATCTGTGGGAGAGATACAATGCAATTGTTCTCTCATGGATAATGAACTGTGTATCGAGTGATTTGCTAAGTGGAATTGTGTATTCCTCAAATGTATGTGTTGTTTGGAAGGATTTGAAGGAGAGATTTGATAAGATCAATGAATCTAGAATTCTCCAGTTACACAGAGCCATAACTACCGCGAGTCCAGGAACAAGCTCAATTGCAACTTATTTCTCAAAGTTACGAGAACTTTGGGCTGATTTTGATTGTTTGGCACCATCTCCTGGTTGTGATTGCCCAAAGGCAAGTGAGTATGAGGTTTATAACTATGGATTTTAG